The Prosthecodimorpha staleyi genome has a segment encoding these proteins:
- a CDS encoding Tim44 domain-containing protein has protein sequence MTTPIRIATPAPTAPSLWRRAARLAAVMAFGFALSVGTVAPWSDAEAAPKAGFGSRGTRTYQAPPSTQTAPNTAGPIERTATPRPGTPGAVQPGPTGAAPGGLFGGLGGSLFKGLLIGGLVGMLLGHGLGGGAGLLGLLLQAAIIGFGIWFVMRLIRGRQQQPGYAGPQNEGLARNDQGPGMFGGGSPLGGSPQGGSSVPQGLGQAGGYGLKAGPMQDAAPMHDAPAPYAPAASGPNDTVGLKGEDFDAFERLLGDVQTAFGRGDVEELKTLTTPEAHRFLSENLDELAQGGLVNEIRDVKLLQGDLAEAWNEGSVDYASVAMRYAMIDVTRERSSGRVVEGNASEPTEFTQVWTFVRERGFAGRPGLWRLSAMQDAA, from the coding sequence CTCGCCGCCGTCATGGCCTTCGGCTTCGCCCTGTCGGTCGGTACCGTCGCGCCCTGGTCGGACGCGGAGGCCGCCCCCAAGGCCGGCTTCGGCAGCCGCGGCACGCGCACCTATCAGGCGCCGCCGTCGACCCAGACCGCCCCCAATACCGCCGGCCCGATCGAGCGCACCGCGACGCCGCGTCCCGGCACGCCGGGTGCCGTGCAGCCGGGCCCGACTGGCGCCGCGCCGGGCGGCCTGTTCGGCGGCCTGGGCGGTTCGCTGTTCAAGGGCCTGCTGATCGGCGGTCTCGTCGGCATGCTGCTCGGCCACGGCCTCGGCGGCGGTGCCGGCCTGCTCGGCCTGCTGCTGCAGGCGGCGATCATCGGCTTCGGCATCTGGTTCGTCATGCGGTTGATCCGCGGCCGTCAGCAGCAGCCGGGCTATGCCGGCCCGCAGAATGAGGGCCTCGCCCGCAACGACCAGGGTCCCGGCATGTTTGGCGGCGGTTCGCCGCTCGGCGGCTCGCCGCAGGGCGGGTCCTCGGTTCCGCAGGGCCTCGGCCAGGCGGGCGGCTACGGCCTCAAGGCCGGGCCGATGCAGGATGCCGCGCCGATGCACGATGCGCCGGCCCCCTATGCGCCGGCCGCATCCGGACCGAATGACACGGTCGGCTTGAAGGGCGAGGATTTCGACGCCTTCGAGCGCCTGCTCGGCGACGTGCAGACGGCCTTTGGTCGCGGCGATGTCGAGGAACTGAAGACGCTGACCACGCCGGAAGCGCACCGGTTCCTGTCGGAGAATCTGGACGAACTGGCCCAGGGCGGCCTGGTCAACGAGATCCGCGACGTGAAGCTGCTGCAGGGCGACCTCGCCGAGGCCTGGAACGAGGGCTCGGTCGATTATGCCAGCGTGGCGATGCGCTATGCGATGATCGACGTGACCCGCGAACGCTCGTCGGGCCGCGTGGTGGAGGGCAATGCCAGCGAGCCGACCGAGTTCACGCAGGTCTGGACCTTCGTGCGCGAACGCGGCTTCGCCGGCCGGCCCGGCCTGTGGCGCCTCTCGGCCATGCAGGACGCCGCCTGA
- a CDS encoding NAD(P)H-dependent oxidoreductase, which translates to MSRRIAIILGHPDPAPERFCRALAAAYAEGARTAGHTVTLVDLSGIEIPFLRSQTEFETGPVPENLAAARDAVVAADHLVLIFPLWLGTMPALVKAFLEHIARPGIAFRYRDKGLPEKLFAGKSARVVVTMGMPAFVFRWFYLAHGIRGLKRSILSFVGVAPVRETYIGGIGAATPERRAAWLATMAGLGKDAA; encoded by the coding sequence ATGTCCCGACGCATCGCGATCATTCTCGGCCATCCCGATCCGGCACCGGAGCGCTTCTGCCGCGCGCTGGCCGCCGCCTATGCGGAGGGTGCCCGCACGGCCGGCCACACGGTCACCCTGGTCGACCTTTCGGGCATCGAGATCCCGTTCCTGCGCTCCCAGACGGAGTTCGAAACCGGCCCGGTGCCCGAAAACCTGGCCGCGGCGCGCGACGCCGTGGTGGCCGCCGATCACCTGGTGCTGATCTTCCCGCTCTGGCTCGGCACCATGCCGGCCCTGGTCAAGGCCTTCCTGGAGCACATCGCCCGCCCCGGCATCGCCTTCCGCTACCGGGACAAGGGCCTGCCCGAGAAGCTCTTCGCCGGCAAGTCCGCCCGGGTCGTGGTCACCATGGGCATGCCGGCCTTCGTGTTCCGCTGGTTCTACCTGGCGCACGGGATCAGGGGGCTGAAGCGCTCGATCCTCAGTTTCGTCGGCGTCGCACCGGTGCGGGAGACCTATATCGGCGGCATCGGTGCGGCGACGCCGGAACGGCGCGCCGCCTGGCTCGCCACGATGGCGGGACTGGGGAAAGATGCGGCCTGA
- a CDS encoding Tex family protein: MSAPLSAVEDRIARIIAEEIAARPQQVSAAVGLLDEGATVPFVARYRKEATGGLDDTQLRKLEERLAYLRDMEARRTTVADSIAGQGKMTDEIAGRLAAATTKAEIEDIYLPYRPKRRTKAEIARERGLGPLAAAILADRRAAPQELAAAYLGEAVPDVKAALEGARDIVAEGLAENTDLVGRLRGYAMERAALRAKVVEGKEAAGEKFADYFDHVERWATAPSHRALAMLRGRNEEVLTLDIEIDADQTASPKPVERLVAEAAKVPVPPKLPGDTWLLEACRWTWRVKLSLSVSLDLMTRLRERAEEEAITVFARNLKDLLLAAPAGTRPTLGLDPGIRTGVKVAVIDATGKVVDTTTVYPFPPRNDVNGTLETLRHLIRRHRIELVAIGNGTGSRETDRLVSVLIGDMPPPKPIKVVVSEAGASVYSASALAAAEMPDLDVSLRGAVSIARRLQDPLAELVKIEPKSIGVGQYQHDVDQSRLAKSLDAVVEDAVNAVGVDLNTASAALLARVSGLGQSLAEAIVAHRDTVGPFRSRKDLLKVARLGPRTFELAAGFLRIRDGVEPLDASSVHPEAYPVASRIVAACGRDIRTLMGDSATLKSLDAKRFVDERFGLPTVRDIIAELEKPGRDPRPEFRTAAFAEGVEAIGDLKPGMVLEGTVTNVAAFGAFVDIGVHQDGLVHVSQLADRFVKDPRDVVKAGDVVKVRVVEVDAKRKRIALSMRKDDGAGTGRFAGTGAGAAASGSGGRNTAPPPKPGAAAKGGKADQPAARGALGDALARALRKP, translated from the coding sequence ATGTCCGCCCCCCTGTCCGCCGTCGAGGACCGCATCGCCAGGATCATCGCCGAAGAGATCGCAGCGCGTCCGCAGCAGGTCTCCGCCGCGGTCGGGCTGCTCGACGAGGGCGCCACCGTCCCCTTCGTCGCCCGCTACCGCAAGGAGGCGACCGGCGGCCTGGACGACACGCAACTGCGCAAGCTGGAGGAACGGCTCGCCTATCTGCGCGACATGGAAGCGCGCCGCACGACGGTTGCCGACTCCATCGCCGGCCAGGGCAAGATGACCGACGAGATCGCGGGCCGGCTCGCCGCGGCGACCACCAAGGCCGAGATCGAGGATATCTACCTGCCCTACCGGCCGAAGCGGCGCACCAAGGCGGAGATCGCGCGCGAACGCGGCCTCGGCCCGCTCGCCGCCGCCATCCTGGCCGACCGGCGCGCCGCCCCGCAGGAGCTCGCCGCGGCCTATCTGGGCGAGGCGGTGCCGGACGTGAAGGCGGCGCTGGAAGGCGCGCGCGACATCGTCGCCGAGGGCCTTGCGGAGAATACCGACCTGGTCGGGCGCCTGCGCGGCTACGCCATGGAGCGCGCCGCCCTGCGCGCCAAGGTGGTCGAGGGCAAGGAAGCCGCCGGGGAGAAGTTCGCCGACTATTTCGACCATGTCGAGCGCTGGGCGACGGCGCCGAGCCACCGCGCGCTCGCCATGCTGCGCGGCCGCAACGAGGAGGTCCTGACCCTCGACATCGAGATCGATGCCGACCAGACCGCCAGCCCGAAGCCGGTCGAACGGCTGGTCGCCGAGGCCGCCAAGGTGCCGGTGCCGCCGAAGCTGCCGGGCGACACCTGGCTCCTGGAGGCCTGCCGCTGGACCTGGCGGGTGAAGCTGTCGCTGAGCGTCTCGCTCGACCTGATGACCCGCCTGCGCGAGCGCGCGGAAGAAGAGGCGATCACGGTCTTCGCGCGCAATCTGAAGGACCTGCTGCTCGCCGCCCCGGCCGGCACGCGGCCGACGCTCGGCCTCGATCCCGGCATCCGCACAGGCGTCAAGGTCGCGGTGATCGACGCCACCGGCAAGGTGGTCGACACCACCACGGTCTATCCGTTCCCGCCCCGGAACGATGTGAACGGCACCCTGGAGACGCTGCGTCATCTGATCCGGCGGCACAGAATCGAACTGGTCGCGATCGGCAACGGCACCGGCTCGCGCGAGACCGACCGGCTGGTCTCGGTCTTGATCGGCGACATGCCGCCGCCCAAACCGATCAAGGTGGTGGTCAGCGAGGCCGGCGCCTCGGTCTATTCGGCCTCGGCACTGGCGGCGGCGGAAATGCCGGACCTGGACGTGTCGCTGCGCGGCGCGGTCTCGATCGCCCGCCGTCTGCAGGATCCGCTCGCAGAACTGGTCAAGATCGAACCGAAATCGATCGGCGTCGGCCAGTACCAGCATGACGTCGACCAATCGCGGCTGGCCAAGAGCCTCGACGCGGTGGTCGAGGACGCCGTCAACGCGGTCGGCGTCGATCTGAACACGGCCTCAGCGGCCTTGCTGGCGCGGGTCTCAGGCCTCGGACAATCGCTCGCCGAGGCGATCGTGGCGCATCGCGACACCGTCGGGCCGTTCCGGTCGCGCAAGGACCTCCTGAAGGTGGCGCGCCTCGGCCCGCGCACCTTCGAACTGGCGGCCGGCTTCCTGCGCATCCGCGACGGCGTCGAGCCGCTCGACGCCTCTTCGGTGCATCCGGAAGCCTATCCGGTGGCGAGCCGCATTGTCGCCGCCTGCGGGCGTGACATTCGCACCCTGATGGGCGACAGCGCGACGCTGAAGAGCCTCGACGCCAAACGCTTCGTCGACGAGCGCTTTGGCCTGCCCACCGTGCGCGACATCATCGCCGAGCTGGAGAAGCCGGGCCGCGATCCGCGGCCGGAGTTCCGCACCGCGGCCTTCGCCGAGGGTGTCGAGGCGATCGGCGACCTGAAACCCGGCATGGTGCTGGAGGGGACCGTAACCAATGTCGCGGCCTTCGGCGCCTTCGTCGATATCGGCGTCCACCAGGACGGGCTGGTGCACGTCTCCCAACTGGCGGACCGGTTCGTCAAGGACCCGCGCGACGTGGTCAAGGCCGGCGACGTGGTCAAGGTGCGGGTGGTCGAGGTCGATGCCAAGCGCAAGCGGATCGCCCTGTCGATGCGCAAGGACGACGGGGCCGGCACCGGGCGGTTTGCAGGCACGGGGGCCGGAGCGGCAGCGAGCGGTTCGGGCGGACGCAATACCGCGCCGCCACCGAAGCCCGGCGCAGCGGCGAAGGGCGGCAAGGCCGATCAACCGGCGGCCCGCGGCGCGCTCGGCGACGCCCTGGCGCGCGCCTTGCGCAAACCCTGA
- a CDS encoding porin: MMKSMMAGFGIVMATSFAAQAADLGRPAPAAVDYVKVCDAYGEGFFYIPGSQTCLKIGGYVRAEYRAWKTDDLFGSVYGLSNGVKGPANNTFTTRVRAQLTLDSRTNTEFGLLRSFTEAWYTVDSGSSSPSVDLWKAYIQLGGLTAGRAQSFFDFYTGDHYASVFETAHSDSQVNLLAYTFSFGNGVTASVSLEDSTTGNAARRMNGFGIYGGNKYPDLVGNVNITQAWGSAQLMGALHHDQPSYNNKSEWGYAVGGGVTVKLPMLGAGDSATLQAAYSKGAVSYATPDPLFGYDFLPKSISLVSPSMNQTVAWSVAAGMTHNWTSKWSSSATVSYLDHDGASSNFLGLGKFQLDYTQIDAGANLVYTPVEGLTIGAEVEYKTAKFSNGNIFLIPNKETDAVVGLLRVQRNF; this comes from the coding sequence ATGATGAAATCCATGATGGCCGGCTTCGGTATCGTGATGGCCACGTCCTTCGCGGCACAGGCTGCCGATTTGGGGCGTCCGGCGCCGGCGGCGGTGGACTACGTGAAGGTCTGCGACGCCTATGGCGAGGGCTTCTTCTATATCCCCGGCAGCCAGACCTGCCTGAAGATCGGCGGCTATGTCCGCGCAGAATATCGTGCCTGGAAGACCGACGACCTGTTCGGCTCCGTCTACGGGCTGAGCAACGGCGTCAAGGGTCCGGCCAACAACACCTTCACCACCCGCGTGCGCGCCCAGCTGACGCTGGACAGCCGGACCAACACCGAATTCGGCCTGCTGCGCAGCTTCACCGAGGCCTGGTACACGGTCGACAGCGGCAGTTCCTCGCCGAGCGTCGATCTTTGGAAGGCCTATATCCAGCTCGGCGGGCTGACCGCCGGCCGCGCGCAGTCCTTCTTCGACTTCTATACCGGCGACCACTACGCCTCGGTGTTCGAGACCGCCCATTCGGACTCGCAGGTCAACCTGCTCGCCTATACCTTCTCGTTCGGCAACGGCGTGACCGCAAGCGTCTCGCTCGAAGACTCCACCACCGGCAATGCCGCCCGCCGGATGAACGGTTTCGGCATCTATGGCGGCAACAAGTATCCGGATCTGGTCGGCAACGTGAACATCACGCAGGCCTGGGGATCCGCTCAGCTCATGGGCGCCCTGCACCACGACCAGCCGAGCTACAACAACAAGTCCGAATGGGGCTATGCGGTCGGAGGCGGTGTGACCGTCAAGCTGCCGATGCTCGGTGCCGGCGACAGTGCCACCCTCCAGGCGGCGTATTCGAAGGGCGCCGTCAGCTATGCGACGCCGGATCCGCTGTTCGGCTACGACTTCCTGCCGAAGTCGATCTCGCTCGTCAGCCCGAGCATGAACCAGACCGTGGCCTGGAGTGTCGCCGCCGGGATGACCCACAACTGGACGTCCAAATGGTCGAGCTCGGCGACCGTGTCCTATCTGGACCACGACGGCGCCTCGTCCAATTTCCTTGGCCTCGGCAAGTTCCAGCTCGACTACACCCAGATCGATGCCGGCGCCAATCTCGTCTACACGCCCGTCGAAGGCCTGACCATCGGTGCGGAAGTCGAGTACAAGACGGCGAAATTCTCCAACGGCAACATCTTCCTGATCCCGAACAAGGAAACCGACGCCGTCGTCGGCCTCCTGCGCGTTCAGCGGAACTTCTGA
- a CDS encoding porin: MKKISLAMFAATMAAASSASAADLGRPAPAAVDYVKVCDAYGEGFFYIPGSQTCLKIGGYVRAEYRVWNTDTNFGALYGLSNGVKGPANNDVTTRVRAQITLDTRTNTEFGLLRSFTEAWYTVDSGSSSPSVELWKAYIQLGGLTAGRAQSFFDFYTGDHYSSVFETAHSDSQVNLLAYTFSFGNGVSATLSLEDQTNGNATRRFDAFGVYGGNKWMDVVGNVAISQAWGSAQVMAVAHHNQPNYNNQDKWGYAVGAGVTVKLPMIAEGDVASLQAAYGKGALSYVSPDPIFGYDFFPNPNGSMSQTTAWSVAGGFTHNWNAKWSSAATVSYLSVDGASLKLLGFKPGVDYKQWDAGVNLVYSPVAGLTIGGELEYKSANLSKGPTTDALVGLLRIQRNF, encoded by the coding sequence ATGAAGAAGATCTCTCTCGCCATGTTCGCTGCCACGATGGCAGCTGCCTCGTCGGCCTCTGCGGCGGACCTCGGTCGTCCCGCTCCGGCGGCTGTCGACTATGTGAAGGTCTGCGACGCCTACGGCGAAGGCTTCTTCTACATCCCCGGCAGCCAGACCTGCCTGAAGATCGGTGGCTATGTCCGCGCCGAGTATCGCGTCTGGAACACCGATACCAATTTCGGTGCCCTCTACGGCCTTAGCAATGGCGTGAAGGGTCCGGCCAACAATGACGTGACCACCCGCGTCCGCGCCCAGATCACCCTGGACACGCGCACCAACACCGAATTCGGCCTGCTGCGCAGCTTCACCGAAGCTTGGTACACGGTCGACAGCGGCAGTTCCTCGCCGAGCGTCGAACTGTGGAAGGCCTATATCCAGCTCGGCGGCCTGACCGCCGGCCGCGCGCAGTCCTTCTTCGACTTCTACACCGGCGACCACTACTCGTCCGTCTTCGAGACCGCTCATTCGGACTCGCAGGTCAACCTGCTCGCCTACACCTTCTCCTTCGGCAACGGCGTCAGCGCCACCCTGTCGCTGGAAGATCAGACCAACGGCAACGCCACCCGTCGCTTCGATGCTTTCGGCGTCTACGGCGGCAACAAGTGGATGGACGTGGTCGGCAACGTGGCGATCTCGCAGGCTTGGGGTTCCGCCCAGGTCATGGCTGTCGCCCATCACAACCAGCCGAATTACAACAACCAGGACAAGTGGGGCTATGCGGTTGGCGCCGGCGTGACCGTCAAGCTGCCGATGATCGCCGAAGGCGATGTCGCCAGCCTGCAGGCCGCCTACGGCAAGGGCGCGCTCAGCTACGTGAGCCCGGATCCGATCTTCGGCTACGACTTCTTCCCGAACCCGAACGGTTCGATGAGCCAGACCACGGCCTGGAGCGTTGCCGGCGGCTTCACGCATAACTGGAACGCCAAGTGGTCGTCTGCGGCGACCGTGTCCTACCTGAGCGTGGACGGTGCGTCCCTGAAGCTCTTGGGCTTCAAGCCGGGCGTTGACTACAAGCAGTGGGATGCGGGTGTGAACCTCGTCTACTCGCCGGTCGCCGGCCTGACCATCGGTGGCGAACTCGAGTACAAGTCGGCGAACCTGAGCAAGGGTCCGACCACCGACGCTCTGGTTGGTCTGCTGCGCATCCAGCGCAACTTCTGA